Proteins encoded by one window of Amaranthus tricolor cultivar Red isolate AtriRed21 chromosome 4, ASM2621246v1, whole genome shotgun sequence:
- the LOC130811014 gene encoding protein TRIGALACTOSYLDIACYLGLYCEROL 5, chloroplastic produces MKRVQTKKRIVQMMNGGADHNDADKGLLWKLPVMKTSQFGKIGPAFGVGAGCGFGFGLGLLGGIGLGPGIPGLQLGFGMGAGCGVGLGFGYGIGKGVAYDESRRYSNIARPFSGSYVPSRDDVNALVDDLVINTKKLMDAASKEIDKWRR; encoded by the exons ATGAAAAGAGTACAGACAAAGAAGAGAATTGTTCAAATGATGAATGGTGGTGCAGATCACAACGACGCAGATAAAGGTTTACTCTGGAAGCTTCCAGTAATGAAGACTAGTCAATTCGGCAAAATTGGTCCTGCTTTCGGTGTCGGAGCCGGCTGTGGTTTCGGCTTTGGTCTCGGCCTTCTCGGAG GTATAGGATTAGGTCCTGGAATTCCTGGACTGCAGTTAGGTTTTGGCATGGGCGCCGGATGTGGTGTGGGTTTAGGTTTCGGTTATGGCATTGGCAAAGGAGTTGCTTATGATGAGAGCAGAAGATACTCTAATATTGCAAGGCCTTTTAGTGGGTCATATGTTCCATCTAG AGATGATGTAAATGCACTGGTTGATGACCTTGTCATTAACACAAAGAAGCTAATGGATGCAGCATCTAAGGAAATCGATAAATGGAGACGATAA